Genomic window (Bosea vaviloviae):
CGGCCGGGTCCGCCCGCCGGCATCGGGCGCAACCAAAGGCGGCCGGAAGCGCGGTGCGCGAATCTGCCAGCGTGCCGATGGATCGAAGATCGCCTCGGGCCGCTCCGGCAACTCGCCGGGAAAGATCGCCGCCTCCGCAACGCCGTCGAAGATCTCCCCGTCGATCTCCTCGCCAGCCTCCGGCACCCCGGCGATCGCGGGCAATTCGTCGCGCCCTTCCTTGATCCGGACCTCGCGCGTCGCGCGTACGGCAGCGAGCGCCATCGACTCGACCCGCGCACCCGCGCCTTGCGCCCGGGAGGCCGCCCGCGCCACGAGATGCGACATCACCGCCGCCAAACGGTCATGGCTGGCATGGTGGATATGGTCCGCCTTGGTCGCGGCGAAGAGCACCCGCTCGATCCGGGGCGAAAACCAGCTCGACAGCCAGGAATTGCGGCCGACCTGAAAGGCCGCCAGTGCCTGTCCCAGCGCCGTCTCCAGGTCGGCCAGGGCCGGCGCGCCGGCATCGAGCGCCGCTAGCGCATCGACCAGCACGATCTGCCGGTCGAGACGGGCGAAATGATCGCGGAAGAACGGCGTCACGACGACGCGCTTATAGGCCTCGAAGCGCTCTGCCATCAGCCCGGCCAGCGTGCCGGGCAAAGGCTCGCTGTCATGGCCGAGGTCGAGCGGCGCGAAAGTCAGCGCCGGCGAGCCCTCGAGATCGCCCGGCATCAGGAAGCGCCCCGGCGGCGTCACCGCGACCGCCTCGGGATCGGCCCGCAGCGCCGCGAGATAGGTCTTGAAGACGATGCTCGCCGCTTCCGCCGCGAGCTCATCGGCCGGCCCCGCCGGATCGCGCCCGGCCAGATCCGCAAGCCAGTCCGAAGCCACGGCACGGCGATGCGGCTTGCGCGCATCGGCCACGGCCTGGGCCGACCAGGCCTTGTAGTCCTGGCCCATCAAGGCGAGATCGAGCAGCCATTCGCCGGGATAGTCGACGATGTCGAGGGTCAGCGTCGCCGGTCCTTTGAACCAGCCGGCGGCGCGCTCATAGTCGATCTCGACGCGCAATTCGGAGATCCGCCGTGTCGAATCGGGCCAGCGCCGTTCGGGACCGTTCAGCGCGGCGCGATGCGCCTCATAGGGAAAGCGCGGAATATCGGGATCGGGCTGCGGCACCAGCCTGACCCGCGCGATCCGCCCCTCGGCTGCGGCTTTCAGCACCGGCAGCTTCGCACCCTCGATCAGGTTCTGGATCAACGCCGTGGTGAAGACGGTCTTGCCCGAGCGCGACAGGCCGGTGACGCCCAGCCGCAGGCGCGGCCGCGCCAGGCCAAGCAGGCTGTCGCCGAAGGCGAGCGCGGCGTTGCGGGCCTCGTCGAGATAGGAGGGCTGGCTCATGCGCCGACGCGGATTGGCATGCGAGGCGGGGATGGCTCGGTATGCCGCCGGGGCGAGCCGGTTCGCGCGGCCGTCGAGAACGCTCCGTGAGCACCGGACGCCAAGATGGTCGAAGCGGAGATGGTCACATCAGACGGCCGCCCCGGTGGATGGATCGAGCCATCGCTCACTCGTCAGGCCCTTCGCCCAGGGAAGCAGGCGTGACGAAACGGTCGAGCCGGCCGCCGCGCGGGCTGAGATCGCGCCAGTCCTCGATCGCGAAATCGAGCACGGCGAGCCCGCAAGTCGGATATTTCTGGCTCATCCGCGCCGAGGCGTAGCGGTCGCCATGGCCGGTCAGCATCGCGGCGAGCTCCTCGAAGCCGGGATTGTGTCCGACCATCAGCAGCGTGCGGACGCCGGGATCGACCTCCTGCGCGGTGTGCAGCAGGCGTTCCGTCTTGGCCTCATAGATGCGCGGCTCGACATGGCTCGGCGGCTTCTCCGGCAGCATCGCCTTGACCAGGTCCCATGTCTCAAGCGTGCGCCGCGCCGGCGAGATCAGCGCGAGGTCGGGCAACAGCAACTCCTCGGCGAGATAGCGCCCCATGACGGGGGCCGCCTCGCGTCCGCGTGTCGCGAGCGGGCGCTCACGATCGGCCATCCCGGTAGGCCAGTTCGACTTGGCATGGCGCAGAAGCATGAGGCGTCGCATGTGTCGAACCTAACCATCCCCCGGCGGTTTTGCGAGAGCTTCCAGCGGCGGCAGATCGAGCGTCCGCAAGGCCGCGATCAGGATCGCCACGAGCTGCCGCGAATAGAGCCCGAGCAGCACCTCGCGGCCTCCCTCCTCCGCCAGGAAATCGAGCTGGCCGTCGATCAGGAGCGTGGTGAAGCCATGCATCACCGACCAGACGATCAGGATCGCCGCGAGGTCGGGCTCTCCGGCGAAACTCGGCGGATGGCGCGTGAGCAGATCGTCTCCGCTCTCGCGGCCCAGTTCGCAGCGCGTTTCGCGCACCAGGATGCCGAAGGCGCGGCCGGAGGCGCGCTTGAACGCAGGCTCCTCCCAATTCAACCCCATCTGGCCGAAGACGACGCGAAACCGCCCGGGCTTGTCGAGTGCGGTCGCGAGATAGGCATCACAGATCGCAGCCATCCTGTTGCCGTTCGCGCGGTGCGCGGCAGCCTCGGCCGCCGCCTCCATCGCATCGGACAGGCCATCGAAACCGAGCGTCGCGATCGCCGTCAGCAAGCCGGTGAGATTGCCGAAATGATGCGCCGGCGCGGCCGGCGAGACCCCCGCCCGGCGCGCGCATTCGCGCAGCGTGAATCCGGCCAGGCCCTTCTCGGCCAGCACGGCTTCGGCAGCAGTGATCATCGCCTGCCTGAGGTCGCCATGGTGATAGCCGCCGCGCGCGGAGCCAGCCTCGATCTTCGCCATTTCCAACTCGCGATCTGCACATCGTCAAAATCAATCTTGACGACGTCAAGATAGCGACTTACTACGGCACCGCAACTTAACAGCGTTCAGATGGAGGAGCATGATGCTGCCGGTGACGCTCGACGACGCCTTCATGCTGGGCTCCCGCCTGGCGATCCTGGGCTGGCTCACCCTTCTCCTGCTGCCGCGCTGGCGCGGCCTCTCGGCGATGCTCGC
Coding sequences:
- a CDS encoding YcjX family protein, which encodes MSQPSYLDEARNAALAFGDSLLGLARPRLRLGVTGLSRSGKTVFTTALIQNLIEGAKLPVLKAAAEGRIARVRLVPQPDPDIPRFPYEAHRAALNGPERRWPDSTRRISELRVEIDYERAAGWFKGPATLTLDIVDYPGEWLLDLALMGQDYKAWSAQAVADARKPHRRAVASDWLADLAGRDPAGPADELAAEAASIVFKTYLAALRADPEAVAVTPPGRFLMPGDLEGSPALTFAPLDLGHDSEPLPGTLAGLMAERFEAYKRVVVTPFFRDHFARLDRQIVLVDALAALDAGAPALADLETALGQALAAFQVGRNSWLSSWFSPRIERVLFAATKADHIHHASHDRLAAVMSHLVARAASRAQGAGARVESMALAAVRATREVRIKEGRDELPAIAGVPEAGEEIDGEIFDGVAEAAIFPGELPERPEAIFDPSARWQIRAPRFRPPLVAPDAGGRTRPPPQIRLDRALEFLIGDKLA
- a CDS encoding SixA phosphatase family protein, producing MRRLMLLRHAKSNWPTGMADRERPLATRGREAAPVMGRYLAEELLLPDLALISPARRTLETWDLVKAMLPEKPPSHVEPRIYEAKTERLLHTAQEVDPGVRTLLMVGHNPGFEELAAMLTGHGDRYASARMSQKYPTCGLAVLDFAIEDWRDLSPRGGRLDRFVTPASLGEGPDE
- a CDS encoding TetR/AcrR family transcriptional regulator, translating into MAKIEAGSARGGYHHGDLRQAMITAAEAVLAEKGLAGFTLRECARRAGVSPAAPAHHFGNLTGLLTAIATLGFDGLSDAMEAAAEAAAHRANGNRMAAICDAYLATALDKPGRFRVVFGQMGLNWEEPAFKRASGRAFGILVRETRCELGRESGDDLLTRHPPSFAGEPDLAAILIVWSVMHGFTTLLIDGQLDFLAEEGGREVLLGLYSRQLVAILIAALRTLDLPPLEALAKPPGDG